One window of the Alkalispirillum mobile genome contains the following:
- a CDS encoding flagellar basal body P-ring protein FlgI — protein sequence MRQLNLVLRVTLPALLLALVLLLTGVAQAEQRIKDIASVQGVRSNQLVGYGLVVGLDGTGDQSSQAPFTIQSIRSMLSSQGIAIPENVNMQVDNVAAVMVTAELPPFARQGQEVDITVSSLGNADSLRGGTLLMTPLRGADGEIYAMAQGNMLVGGFGAEGADGSSITVNIPSAGTIPNGATVEREVNSPFSEQGDIVLNLNTPDFTTAHRVAEAINENLGPNTAQAQDAVSIQVQAPRTPNQRVSFMSFLEEIRVTPGDAPAQVIVNARTGSVVIGSEVKVRPAAITHGSLTVTITEAPFVSQPDPFTEGETMVVPQTDIEIEEEANPMFVFGPGTTLDEIVNAVNQVGAAPGDLVSILEALKRAGALRAELIII from the coding sequence ATGCGACAGCTCAATCTGGTACTACGGGTAACGCTACCCGCTCTGCTCCTGGCCCTGGTGCTGCTGCTCACCGGCGTGGCCCAGGCCGAGCAGCGCATCAAGGACATCGCCTCGGTGCAGGGCGTACGGAGCAACCAGCTGGTGGGTTACGGCCTGGTGGTGGGGCTTGACGGCACCGGCGACCAGTCCAGTCAGGCGCCTTTCACCATCCAGAGCATCCGCTCCATGCTGTCTTCCCAGGGTATCGCCATCCCCGAAAACGTGAACATGCAGGTGGACAACGTGGCGGCGGTGATGGTCACCGCCGAACTGCCACCCTTTGCCCGCCAGGGGCAGGAGGTGGATATCACCGTCTCCTCCCTGGGCAACGCGGATAGCCTGCGAGGCGGGACCCTGTTGATGACACCCCTGCGCGGCGCGGATGGAGAGATCTACGCCATGGCCCAGGGCAACATGCTGGTGGGCGGCTTTGGTGCCGAGGGGGCAGACGGCTCCAGCATCACCGTCAATATCCCCAGCGCCGGCACCATTCCCAATGGAGCCACGGTGGAGCGGGAGGTGAACAGCCCCTTCTCCGAGCAGGGCGATATCGTGCTGAACCTCAATACCCCGGACTTCACCACCGCCCACCGTGTGGCGGAGGCCATCAACGAGAACCTGGGGCCGAACACCGCCCAGGCGCAGGATGCCGTCTCGATCCAGGTCCAGGCGCCGCGCACGCCCAACCAGCGGGTCAGCTTCATGAGCTTTCTTGAAGAGATCCGAGTGACACCGGGGGATGCCCCGGCGCAGGTGATCGTCAATGCGCGCACCGGTTCGGTGGTGATCGGCAGCGAGGTGAAGGTACGTCCGGCGGCCATTACCCACGGCAGTCTGACGGTGACCATCACCGAGGCGCCCTTCGTCAGTCAGCCCGATCCCTTCACCGAGGGCGAGACCATGGTGGTACCGCAGACCGATATCGAGATCGAGGAGGAGGCGAACCCCATGTTCGTCTTCGGCCCCGGCACCACGCTGGATGAGATCGTCAACGCGGTGAACCAGGTGGGCGCGGCGCCGGGGGACCTGGTGTCTATCCTCGAAGCGCTCAAGCGCGCCGGGGCCCTGCGGGCGGAACTGATCATCATCTGA
- the flgJ gene encoding flagellar assembly peptidoglycan hydrolase FlgJ, whose translation MSIHNQSAQVHANNALDPASGTAKLRQGLQNPSRESISQVAEQFESLFIQMMLKQMRSTTPGNDLFGGNAEDQYMEVFDQQIGMDMAGSGQGLGLAEMVERQMLQHAGLDDEGGNPAPRDLEDYRRQAIPARATPAERAQPLMDGADAEREDVVPAMSGLKMPEIESEVPSREAEKRDGAVDDAAGAAGEPRASAGGPPWDSPEAFVNDLLPAAKETAAELGVSPRALIAQAALETGWGQHVINQGEGSSHNLFNIKSHGWEGESVTVPTLEYRDGVAQREQASFRAYQGVADSFRDYADFLQRNPRYSEALAQGQDPSAFVHALQDAGYATDPRYAEKLERVMNSEHLRHVDDNPLRMADSGESGAG comes from the coding sequence ATGAGCATCCATAACCAGTCGGCACAGGTACACGCCAACAATGCCCTGGACCCGGCATCGGGCACGGCGAAGTTGCGCCAGGGGCTGCAGAACCCATCGCGGGAATCCATCTCGCAGGTGGCCGAGCAGTTCGAGAGCCTGTTCATCCAGATGATGCTCAAGCAGATGCGTTCAACTACCCCGGGCAACGACCTGTTCGGCGGCAACGCCGAGGACCAGTACATGGAGGTCTTCGACCAGCAGATCGGCATGGACATGGCCGGGTCGGGGCAGGGCCTGGGGCTGGCCGAGATGGTGGAGCGGCAGATGCTGCAGCACGCCGGATTGGACGATGAGGGCGGCAACCCGGCCCCCCGGGATCTGGAGGACTACCGCCGCCAGGCCATCCCCGCCCGGGCCACCCCGGCGGAGCGGGCCCAGCCGTTGATGGACGGTGCGGATGCCGAGCGCGAGGACGTGGTGCCGGCGATGAGTGGTCTCAAGATGCCGGAGATCGAGTCCGAGGTGCCGAGTAGAGAGGCGGAAAAACGCGACGGTGCCGTGGATGATGCCGCTGGGGCGGCGGGCGAGCCGCGGGCGTCGGCCGGCGGCCCCCCCTGGGACAGCCCGGAAGCCTTCGTGAACGACCTGTTGCCGGCGGCGAAGGAGACGGCGGCCGAACTGGGCGTTTCGCCCCGTGCGCTGATCGCCCAGGCGGCGCTGGAGACCGGTTGGGGGCAGCACGTTATAAACCAGGGTGAGGGCAGCAGCCACAACCTTTTCAACATCAAGTCCCACGGCTGGGAGGGCGAGAGCGTTACTGTGCCCACCCTGGAATACCGTGACGGCGTGGCCCAGCGTGAGCAGGCCAGCTTCCGTGCCTACCAGGGCGTGGCCGACAGCTTCCGCGACTACGCCGACTTCCTGCAGCGCAACCCGCGCTATAGCGAGGCACTGGCCCAGGGGCAGGACCCCTCCGCCTTTGTGCACGCCTTGCAGGATGCCGGCTATGCCACCGACCCGCGCTACGCCGAGAAGCTGGAGCGGGTGATGAACAGCGAGCACCTGCGGCACGTGGATGACAACCCCCTGCGCATGGCCGACAGCGGCGAGTCGGGTGCCGGGTGA